In a genomic window of Flavobacterium lipolyticum:
- a CDS encoding histidine decarboxylase yields the protein MAPISESLSLEDNQRLFDLNQYIENARDNFLGYPVSKDFDYSEISHFLKYPINNLGDPFEDCTYKVQTHELEREVVGFFAKLFRANPKDYWGYVTNGGSESNLYGLYLARELYPKAMVYYSESTHYSVRKNIHLLNIPSIVIRSQENGEIDYEDFENTLKLNRHKPAIVLTTFGTTMKEAKDDVSKIKNILKALAIQDSYIHCDAALSGSYGAFMEPRLPFDFMDGADSISISGHKFIGSPIPTGVIITKRSNRDRISKGISYIGSLDTTITGSRNGHSPLFLWFTLKKLGIEGLKKRYLHSLEVAEYCEQRLKDMGIAAWRNPNSITVVFPKITEEVKSKWQLATEGDISHIICMPNVTKEQIDLFINDVENCIEAPEEMAEFSW from the coding sequence ATGGCACCTATTTCAGAATCATTATCCCTAGAAGACAATCAACGTTTATTCGATTTGAATCAATACATCGAAAATGCCAGAGATAATTTCTTGGGCTATCCTGTATCCAAAGATTTTGATTATTCGGAAATCAGTCATTTTTTAAAATATCCGATCAATAATCTTGGTGATCCTTTTGAAGACTGTACCTACAAAGTACAAACACACGAACTGGAAAGAGAAGTGGTTGGCTTTTTTGCCAAATTATTCCGCGCCAATCCAAAAGATTATTGGGGTTACGTTACCAATGGCGGTTCTGAAAGTAATTTGTACGGACTGTATCTCGCAAGAGAATTATATCCAAAAGCAATGGTGTATTATTCGGAATCGACCCATTACAGTGTGCGTAAAAACATTCATTTGCTCAACATTCCGAGTATCGTTATTCGCTCACAGGAAAATGGTGAGATTGATTATGAGGATTTTGAAAACACGTTGAAACTGAATCGTCATAAACCGGCCATTGTACTGACTACTTTTGGTACCACAATGAAAGAAGCCAAAGACGACGTATCAAAAATTAAAAACATTCTAAAAGCATTAGCCATACAGGATAGTTACATCCATTGTGATGCAGCCTTATCCGGAAGTTATGGTGCTTTTATGGAACCGCGACTTCCTTTTGATTTTATGGATGGAGCGGACAGTATTTCCATCAGCGGACACAAATTTATTGGTTCACCAATTCCAACCGGTGTTATTATCACGAAGCGTTCTAATAGAGACAGAATCTCGAAAGGGATCTCATATATCGGTTCCCTAGATACGACGATTACAGGATCCAGAAATGGGCATTCCCCGTTGTTTTTATGGTTTACCCTGAAAAAATTAGGGATTGAAGGTTTAAAAAAGCGTTATTTACACAGTCTGGAAGTAGCGGAATACTGTGAGCAGCGATTAAAAGACATGGGAATTGCTGCCTGGAGAAATCCAAATTCGATCACTGTAGTTTTTCCAAAAATAACCGAAGAAGTGAAATCAAAATGGCAATTAGCCACTGAGGGCGATATCTCTCATATTATTTGCATGCCAAACGTAACCAAAGAACAAATCGACTTGTTTATCAACGACGTAGAAAATTGCATTGAAGCCCCGGAAGAAATGGCAGAATTTAGTTGGTAG
- a CDS encoding DUF1493 family protein has product MNDHYNLMQLKLLINEVFEVDNINLDTAVNKLQTISEDNDCFMGLFKTKFNIDMNAFDYYEYFDEDEFILISIFRRIFRTKKEKKSLTVEHLLSIINKGEWFEPDL; this is encoded by the coding sequence ATGAATGATCATTATAATTTGATGCAGCTCAAGTTGTTGATAAATGAAGTTTTTGAGGTAGATAATATCAATTTGGACACGGCAGTAAATAAGCTCCAAACAATATCAGAAGATAATGATTGTTTTATGGGTTTATTTAAAACAAAATTTAACATAGATATGAATGCTTTTGATTATTATGAATATTTTGATGAAGATGAATTTATATTGATTTCAATTTTTAGAAGAATCTTTCGAACGAAAAAAGAAAAGAAATCATTAACTGTGGAACATTTGTTATCAATTATAAATAAAGGGGAATGGTTTGAACCTGATCTTTAA
- a CDS encoding M20/M25/M40 family metallo-hydrolase, translating into MRKIIVSMFVLSQCFNVHGQSIDKIITNKEVTRIEKILSADDMQGRRTFTPGIEKASAFIESEFKKIGLQTFNAAANYRQEFSMTASKAVSSKITIDSKEINNNQVVTFSYLPQVYLTEKSDASVVKINKGDNFGEKFNEYYKSPKNLLVLVDSSFDKILPNIQHIDRITSNPGNNTVMFVFGTTEATTFSAELTNTISKKALNNIVGILPGKTKPNEYVIFSGHYDHIGTGTPEEGAPHPATDSIYNGANDDAAGTTAVIMLAKYFKKQNNNERTIIFTTFTAEELGGYGAKYFSKQLAPEQVIAMFNIEMIGTESKWGKNSAYITGFEKSNMGQILQTNLTGTNFNFYADPYPDQQLFYRSDNATLARLGVPAHTISTSKMDNEPTYHTADDEFETLDIDNMTQIIKSIALSSSSIISGKDTPTRVNTTQLKQSK; encoded by the coding sequence ATGAGAAAAATTATTGTAAGTATGTTTGTTCTAAGTCAATGTTTTAATGTACATGGACAATCGATAGATAAAATTATTACGAACAAGGAGGTAACCCGTATAGAGAAAATACTTTCGGCTGATGATATGCAGGGCAGAAGAACTTTTACTCCCGGTATTGAAAAAGCATCCGCTTTTATAGAATCAGAGTTTAAAAAAATTGGCCTGCAAACTTTCAATGCAGCAGCGAATTACAGACAAGAATTCTCAATGACTGCCTCTAAAGCTGTTTCTTCAAAAATTACCATTGATAGCAAAGAAATAAATAACAATCAGGTTGTAACCTTCTCCTACCTTCCTCAGGTTTATTTAACCGAAAAAAGCGATGCTTCTGTTGTAAAAATCAATAAAGGGGACAACTTTGGCGAGAAATTTAATGAATATTATAAAAGTCCAAAAAATCTTTTGGTACTAGTTGACTCTTCATTTGATAAGATTTTACCAAATATTCAACATATTGACCGAATAACTTCTAATCCTGGAAACAATACAGTTATGTTTGTTTTTGGCACTACAGAAGCAACCACTTTTTCTGCTGAATTGACGAATACAATCTCCAAAAAAGCATTGAATAATATTGTTGGAATATTACCCGGAAAAACCAAACCAAATGAATATGTGATTTTCTCAGGGCATTATGATCACATAGGAACAGGCACTCCTGAAGAAGGTGCTCCACATCCTGCAACAGATTCTATTTATAATGGAGCTAATGATGATGCCGCCGGAACAACAGCAGTAATTATGCTTGCTAAATATTTTAAAAAACAAAACAACAACGAGCGTACTATTATTTTTACCACATTTACAGCGGAAGAATTAGGTGGTTATGGAGCCAAATATTTTTCTAAACAGCTTGCGCCAGAACAAGTGATTGCGATGTTCAATATTGAAATGATAGGAACAGAATCTAAATGGGGTAAAAACTCTGCTTACATTACAGGCTTCGAAAAGTCGAACATGGGGCAGATTTTACAAACTAATTTAACCGGAACAAACTTTAACTTTTATGCAGATCCTTATCCGGATCAACAATTATTTTACCGCTCAGACAACGCTACTTTAGCCAGACTTGGAGTTCCTGCTCACACCATTTCTACTTCAAAAATGGATAATGAGCCTACGTATCACACAGCCGACGATGAATTTGAAACCTTAGATATTGATAACATGACCCAAATCATAAAATCAATTGCACTAAGCTCTTCTTCGATTATTAGTGGAAAAGATACCCCTACAAGAGTCAATACTACTCAATTAAAACAAAGTAAGTAA
- a CDS encoding Hsp70 family protein, producing the protein MKNINIGIDLGTTNSGIAKYENGKINIYKNPVGFKDTIPSVVSFRKGRIQIGEKAREHSATNAENVFSSFKRKMGSDEVYFIKDLDKNCSPVELSSMVLNELINFAQGESLKSAVITIPASFDTIQSNATKKAGYQAGFEEIVLLQEPIAACLAYSNSLNIEITSDKKWLVYDFGGGTFDIALVNINERDLKVFDHKGNNFLGGVDLDTLFVEKIICPKIEKETQENNLWSKLTSKENPVYNKLFFELLYKAEEAKKELSIKEVSSIEIDFDELSISFDLDISRAELELIIQPKFEESFHLVEKLITENHLTFSDIERIILVGGTTYIPYIRQQLQERTQIKVETNLDPTTAVMIGAAYYAGSKPSELSNQKIENDPVSEENSIQVETIYEPHSKDTEELIVVLLEESFDGYYRITRADGGFDTGLLKANKKIAEFVPLLEKTTNQFTLFLFNNQQKQVFSNANIKITNGLYSILGQPIPNDICLELDEETGKSHMEIIFKKNDILPLKRTIYKTCSKNILRNSDQKLIINVVEGNAGSMVGSNISIGYIEISGSNFEQDLLKGMDIELNFKVSESRDLSIDVYIGALDLEISEVFNPHQRKISIEKLSLEIKNALDTILEEIRSEEQSENYEYLAKLKRSEESLTVLYNEALENKNDAITDKKYQIDELKKIYIQEFDDLIRHKHILSELEEYNNIKDNLTFYIEKGTPRQKEEYGKIIKNEKEVLQSNNKYLIRKKKKELENLLENIYQNQEESYIDYFYYFRFEDAAVFKDKSKHGELIQLGEKAIDNSNLVELKSICHQLYNLLIVKPKRKDDFNTFDGNLGIK; encoded by the coding sequence ATGAAGAATATCAATATCGGAATTGATTTAGGAACAACGAATTCAGGAATTGCAAAGTACGAAAATGGAAAAATCAACATTTATAAAAATCCTGTTGGATTCAAGGATACTATTCCTTCTGTAGTTTCGTTTCGAAAAGGGCGCATTCAAATAGGCGAAAAAGCAAGAGAACACAGCGCCACAAATGCCGAAAATGTATTCTCTTCTTTTAAACGAAAAATGGGATCTGATGAAGTTTATTTCATCAAAGATCTGGATAAAAATTGCAGTCCTGTTGAATTGTCTTCAATGGTTTTGAACGAATTAATTAATTTCGCTCAGGGGGAAAGTTTAAAATCTGCTGTCATTACGATTCCGGCCTCTTTTGATACGATCCAGTCTAATGCCACAAAAAAAGCTGGTTATCAGGCAGGTTTTGAAGAAATAGTTTTGCTTCAGGAACCTATCGCTGCTTGTTTAGCATATTCAAATTCCTTAAATATTGAAATTACATCCGATAAAAAATGGTTGGTCTATGATTTTGGAGGAGGAACTTTTGACATCGCATTAGTAAACATCAACGAGCGAGATCTCAAAGTATTTGATCATAAAGGCAATAATTTCCTTGGAGGCGTCGATTTAGATACGCTATTTGTAGAAAAAATAATATGCCCAAAAATCGAAAAGGAAACTCAGGAAAATAATCTTTGGTCAAAACTAACTTCTAAAGAAAACCCCGTATATAATAAACTTTTTTTTGAACTTCTTTACAAAGCAGAGGAAGCAAAAAAAGAACTTTCGATAAAAGAAGTCTCAAGTATTGAAATCGATTTTGATGAACTTTCAATCTCATTCGATCTAGATATCAGTCGAGCAGAATTGGAACTAATCATCCAGCCTAAATTTGAAGAATCTTTTCATTTAGTTGAAAAACTAATTACAGAAAATCATCTCACATTTTCAGATATAGAGCGTATTATACTTGTCGGCGGCACTACCTATATTCCTTATATACGTCAACAATTACAGGAGAGAACTCAAATTAAAGTAGAAACAAATTTGGATCCTACAACTGCAGTAATGATTGGAGCCGCTTATTATGCAGGTTCAAAACCGTCAGAATTAAGTAATCAAAAGATTGAAAACGACCCTGTATCTGAAGAAAATAGTATTCAGGTTGAGACCATCTACGAGCCACATTCAAAAGATACTGAAGAACTAATTGTTGTTCTTTTGGAAGAATCATTTGATGGTTATTACAGAATTACAAGAGCAGATGGCGGTTTTGACACTGGCCTGCTGAAAGCAAATAAAAAAATAGCAGAGTTTGTTCCCTTATTAGAAAAGACTACCAATCAATTCACACTATTTTTATTCAACAATCAGCAAAAACAAGTATTCAGCAACGCTAACATTAAAATCACCAACGGATTATACAGTATTCTAGGGCAACCTATTCCCAACGACATTTGTTTGGAACTAGACGAAGAAACGGGAAAAAGCCACATGGAAATTATCTTTAAGAAAAACGATATTCTACCTCTAAAGAGAACAATTTACAAAACTTGTTCTAAAAACATACTAAGAAATTCTGACCAAAAACTTATTATCAATGTAGTTGAAGGCAATGCCGGAAGTATGGTAGGCAGTAATATCTCTATCGGGTATATTGAAATATCCGGAAGTAATTTTGAGCAGGATCTTTTAAAAGGAATGGATATTGAACTGAATTTTAAAGTTTCGGAATCACGAGATTTAAGTATTGACGTTTATATCGGTGCTCTTGATTTAGAAATAAGTGAAGTATTTAATCCGCATCAAAGAAAAATTTCTATCGAGAAATTATCCTTGGAAATTAAGAATGCTTTAGATACAATTTTAGAAGAAATAAGAAGTGAAGAACAGAGCGAAAATTATGAATATTTAGCAAAGTTAAAAAGATCTGAGGAATCGTTGACCGTTCTTTATAATGAGGCATTGGAAAATAAAAATGATGCTATTACAGATAAAAAATATCAAATTGATGAACTGAAAAAAATCTACATTCAGGAATTTGATGATCTTATTCGACACAAACACATATTATCTGAGCTTGAAGAATACAATAACATAAAAGACAATCTTACTTTTTATATCGAAAAAGGTACTCCTCGTCAAAAAGAAGAGTATGGAAAGATCATAAAAAACGAAAAGGAAGTGCTGCAGTCTAACAATAAATATTTGATTCGAAAAAAGAAAAAAGAACTGGAAAACCTGTTAGAAAACATTTATCAAAATCAAGAGGAAAGCTACATAGATTATTTTTATTATTTTCGATTTGAAGACGCAGCTGTCTTTAAAGACAAATCGAAACACGGCGAATTGATACAATTAGGAGAAAAAGCAATTGACAATTCTAACTTAGTTGAATTAAAATCGATATGTCACCAACTCTATAATTTATTAATTGTTAAACCCAAAAGAAAGGATGACTTTAATACGTTTGACGGAAATCTCGGGATAAAATAA
- a CDS encoding GNAT family N-acetyltransferase, whose amino-acid sequence MSTLYQSPRIIIREFLPQEQQTFLNLFKDNQVTQYLPDTSPERYVEMFTELLENYEKKNLSRWAIFDTTNNNFIGMCVARIFTHNTTQIEIGYVLSREYWGKGIATEVCKAITQYSFANTNTKEVVAVTDLHNTGSQNVLQKAGFERLNNLIRNEEELAYFKIGRL is encoded by the coding sequence ATGTCTACTCTTTATCAAAGCCCAAGAATTATTATTCGCGAATTTTTACCTCAAGAGCAACAAACATTTTTAAATCTTTTTAAAGACAATCAAGTTACCCAATACTTGCCTGATACTTCACCCGAAAGATATGTAGAAATGTTTACTGAATTGCTTGAAAACTATGAAAAGAAAAATCTTAGTCGATGGGCGATATTTGACACTACAAATAATAATTTCATAGGAATGTGTGTTGCTCGTATTTTTACACATAACACAACCCAAATAGAAATTGGGTATGTACTCAGTAGGGAATATTGGGGAAAAGGTATTGCTACAGAAGTATGCAAAGCAATAACACAATATAGTTTTGCAAATACAAATACAAAAGAAGTTGTAGCCGTAACAGATCTCCATAACACCGGATCACAAAACGTACTGCAAAAAGCCGGATTTGAACGATTAAATAATCTGATAAGAAATGAAGAAGAGCTGGCTTATTTTAAGATAGGACGATTATGA
- a CDS encoding DUF6896 domain-containing protein, which translates to MDNSNKKLITPEEVEVNQVFFEKCALEYRELATQLIFELEGFLKIDISNELPYLAFVKYWQKNGQGGKMNNWKFFFHGFHCSFENVVTNQYIEVPIVFGLEFGDLDPYFFTQYIKSTPGYFPIPLVINDNYKDGKTILETMLSIGKFEKINSNWPNHYGTVVKNRPDKVEIITFENPLEKSNDKIKVEKKGKFDLWKLLKLK; encoded by the coding sequence TTGGACAATTCAAACAAAAAATTAATAACTCCAGAAGAAGTTGAAGTAAATCAAGTTTTCTTTGAGAAATGTGCTTTAGAGTATCGAGAACTTGCTACCCAATTAATCTTTGAGTTAGAAGGGTTTTTAAAGATTGACATTTCAAATGAACTTCCCTATTTAGCTTTCGTCAAATATTGGCAGAAAAATGGACAAGGTGGAAAAATGAATAACTGGAAATTCTTTTTTCATGGTTTTCACTGTAGCTTTGAGAATGTTGTTACAAATCAATATATTGAAGTTCCTATTGTCTTTGGATTAGAATTTGGTGATCTAGACCCTTATTTCTTCACTCAATACATAAAATCGACTCCTGGATATTTTCCAATCCCACTAGTGATAAATGATAATTACAAAGATGGTAAAACAATACTAGAGACAATGTTATCCATTGGTAAGTTTGAGAAAATTAATTCAAACTGGCCAAATCATTATGGAACTGTAGTAAAAAATAGACCGGATAAAGTTGAAATAATCACATTTGAAAACCCATTAGAAAAGTCAAACGATAAAATAAAAGTTGAAAAAAAAGGAAAATTTGATCTCTGGAAACTTTTAAAATTAAAATAA
- a CDS encoding immunity 26/phosphotriesterase HocA family protein, translating into MKFELNNHQRKYLGLEIVPDNWEKVEITKEIFVYFDGNTIRKKISVGDYSYQEIKLEEETVNRTILLPKTSRGKEKKLNFSSLEARNGIGMYFTFNIAGIIIGNHSTEKTYYSTSFENIRFKSIKDLPLWLDNYISNTTESDLNDLQKIATEERKRINLKEGDFFIYKVDRRNFGFGRLICDIRKIRKNPNFKTNKNYGFSNLMTQPLVIKIYHIIQNSKEIDLTYLKFLKSLPSQYIMDNLLYYGDFEIIGNLPLEDWEIDFPISYARSISYGDFDTVYLQYGKIYKETKRDKFYKYIEIPNPDPKGDWDKCLKFNPYRNESIQFGLDFNKSSLLQAISENSNQSYWNEEFYGRDTDLRNPINREIKKEIFDFFELDSNKLYSENLQKNEW; encoded by the coding sequence ATGAAATTTGAATTAAACAATCACCAAAGGAAATATTTAGGTCTTGAAATTGTTCCTGATAATTGGGAAAAAGTAGAAATCACTAAAGAAATATTCGTCTATTTTGATGGCAATACAATCCGAAAAAAAATCAGTGTGGGTGATTATTCCTATCAAGAAATCAAATTAGAAGAAGAAACTGTAAATCGAACAATATTATTACCTAAAACGAGCAGAGGAAAAGAGAAAAAATTAAACTTTTCTTCTCTAGAAGCTAGAAACGGAATTGGTATGTATTTTACTTTCAACATTGCAGGAATTATTATAGGAAATCACTCAACAGAGAAAACATATTATTCTACAAGTTTTGAAAATATTAGATTTAAGAGTATTAAGGATTTGCCTCTTTGGTTAGACAATTATATATCAAATACAACCGAAAGTGATTTAAACGATTTACAAAAAATAGCAACCGAAGAAAGAAAACGAATAAATTTAAAAGAAGGTGATTTTTTTATTTACAAAGTTGATAGGAGAAACTTCGGATTTGGTCGTTTAATTTGTGATATTAGAAAAATAAGAAAAAATCCAAATTTTAAAACAAATAAAAATTATGGCTTCTCGAACTTGATGACACAACCTTTAGTTATTAAAATATATCATATCATTCAGAATTCGAAAGAAATAGATTTAACTTATTTGAAATTTTTGAAAAGTTTACCATCACAATATATTATGGACAATTTACTATATTATGGTGATTTTGAAATAATCGGAAACTTACCATTAGAAGATTGGGAAATAGATTTTCCAATTTCATATGCGAGAAGTATTTCTTATGGTGATTTTGATACTGTTTATTTACAGTATGGTAAAATATACAAAGAAACTAAAAGAGATAAATTTTATAAATACATTGAAATACCAAACCCAGATCCTAAAGGAGATTGGGATAAATGCTTAAAATTCAATCCATATAGAAATGAATCAATTCAATTTGGATTAGATTTTAATAAGTCAAGTTTACTACAAGCAATATCAGAAAATTCAAATCAATCATATTGGAATGAAGAATTTTATGGTCGTGATACTGATTTAAGAAATCCAATAAATAGGGAAATTAAAAAAGAAATATTTGATTTTTTTGAACTTGATTCAAATAAATTGTATTCAGAAAATCTACAAAAAAACGAGTGGTAA
- a CDS encoding tetratricopeptide repeat protein encodes MKIKNILVTLILTIFNLTIFAQDKLTTELKTLSDNKQFDKIVEQYASKSKDYSAKSLYYIGLAYYMKEDDNNCITFMNFSIDKDSKDPASFYIKASTLNYMQKYDDAVKSFQSAINLKSDDAEFYSGLGDSYYNLEKIDLALEAYKKATEQKNCPDRPYSFIAQIYSDQKNNDRALEAFYIAKSKIDKKSNSYINALFNIGLLESLKGNYEKAEPAFVELLQLDSEDYHTYAKLIQIYYYRKEYDKAKPYKDKLYEAHKKKQLKDNLKDMFCFDQFKWNDKLIQAFERYEEGSKDIYNKHLFYVVNQNDKVEYRIQTEYSPISVEQGGVKYLLCRTKGDTHSTFNIGFNDNLKYDDLKKSVIDILEEKVKPTATSKPTK; translated from the coding sequence ATGAAAATTAAGAACATTTTAGTAACACTCATTCTGACAATTTTTAACTTGACAATTTTTGCTCAAGACAAACTAACTACAGAGCTAAAAACTTTATCTGACAATAAACAATTCGACAAAATTGTTGAGCAATACGCTTCTAAATCTAAAGACTACTCAGCAAAATCATTGTACTATATTGGACTAGCTTATTATATGAAAGAAGACGATAATAACTGTATTACGTTTATGAATTTCTCCATAGACAAAGATTCGAAAGATCCTGCGTCATTTTATATTAAGGCATCCACTTTAAATTATATGCAAAAATATGATGATGCTGTAAAAAGTTTTCAATCAGCAATTAATCTAAAATCGGATGATGCAGAGTTTTATAGCGGACTTGGAGATTCCTATTATAATTTAGAGAAAATAGACTTAGCACTAGAAGCATACAAAAAGGCGACGGAACAAAAGAATTGCCCCGATAGACCTTATTCGTTTATAGCTCAAATTTATTCTGACCAGAAAAATAACGATAGAGCTCTAGAGGCATTTTATATAGCAAAATCAAAAATTGACAAAAAATCTAATTCATACATAAATGCATTATTTAATATTGGACTTCTTGAATCTCTAAAAGGTAACTATGAAAAAGCTGAACCCGCTTTTGTTGAACTTTTGCAATTAGATTCAGAAGACTATCACACTTATGCTAAACTTATTCAAATATATTACTATAGAAAAGAGTATGACAAAGCAAAACCATACAAAGACAAACTGTATGAAGCACACAAGAAAAAACAACTAAAAGACAATTTAAAAGATATGTTTTGTTTCGATCAATTCAAATGGAATGACAAATTAATCCAAGCTTTCGAAAGATATGAAGAAGGTTCAAAAGACATATATAACAAACATTTGTTCTATGTTGTAAATCAAAACGATAAAGTTGAATATAGAATTCAAACAGAATATTCTCCAATTTCAGTAGAGCAAGGTGGGGTAAAATATTTACTCTGCCGAACAAAAGGAGATACACATTCAACATTTAACATTGGTTTTAATGACAACTTAAAATATGATGATTTGAAGAAAAGTGTAATAGATATTCTTGAAGAAAAAGTTAAACCGACGGCAACTTCAAAACCTACTAAATAA
- a CDS encoding helix-turn-helix domain-containing protein: MKHSLQQKVGKRIQEIRIQKNFSQQELASKCNFEKSNMSRLENGNSNATLSTLEKVCDALQIDYIELFKF; this comes from the coding sequence TTGAAACATTCATTACAACAAAAAGTCGGAAAACGAATTCAAGAAATCAGAATCCAGAAAAATTTTTCTCAACAGGAACTAGCCTCAAAATGCAATTTTGAGAAAAGCAATATGTCCCGATTGGAAAACGGAAATTCTAATGCGACACTTTCTACTCTAGAAAAAGTATGTGACGCATTACAAATTGATTATATTGAATTATTTAAATTTTAA
- the era gene encoding GTPase Era, which produces MSHKAGFVNIIGNPNVGKSTLMNAFVGERLSIITSKAQTTRHRILGIVNGEDFQLVLSDTPGIIKPAYEMQESMMNFVKSAFEDADILIYMVEIGEQDLKDEAFFNKIIFAKIPVLLLLNKIDNSNQEQLEEQVAFWKDKVPNAEIFPISALQNFNVPEVFSRIIELLPESPAYYPKDQLTDKPERFFVNETIREKILLNYSKEIPYAVEIVTEEFFEDEKIIRIRSVIMVERDTQKGIIIGHKGAALKKVGMDARIDLEKFFGKQIHIELYVKVNKNWRSNANMLKRFGYNQ; this is translated from the coding sequence ATGTCACATAAAGCAGGTTTTGTAAACATCATCGGGAATCCAAACGTTGGAAAATCAACATTGATGAACGCCTTTGTTGGAGAAAGATTATCGATCATTACTTCAAAAGCACAAACAACACGTCATAGAATCTTAGGAATCGTAAATGGCGAAGATTTTCAGTTGGTACTTTCAGATACGCCCGGAATTATAAAACCGGCTTATGAAATGCAGGAGTCGATGATGAACTTTGTAAAATCGGCTTTTGAAGATGCAGATATTTTGATTTATATGGTCGAAATAGGAGAGCAGGATTTAAAAGACGAAGCTTTCTTTAATAAAATCATCTTTGCTAAAATTCCGGTTTTGTTATTGTTGAATAAAATCGACAATTCCAATCAGGAACAATTAGAAGAGCAGGTTGCTTTTTGGAAAGACAAAGTGCCAAACGCTGAAATTTTCCCAATCTCGGCCTTACAGAATTTTAATGTACCGGAAGTTTTTAGCCGAATCATCGAATTGTTGCCGGAATCACCTGCCTATTATCCAAAAGATCAATTGACAGACAAACCGGAACGTTTTTTCGTGAACGAGACTATTCGTGAGAAAATCTTATTGAACTATAGCAAAGAGATTCCGTATGCGGTTGAAATCGTAACAGAAGAATTTTTTGAAGATGAAAAAATTATCCGTATCCGTTCGGTAATTATGGTAGAGCGCGATACACAAAAAGGAATTATTATCGGACATAAAGGAGCTGCTTTGAAAAAAGTGGGAATGGATGCCAGAATAGATTTAGAGAAATTCTTCGGAAAACAAATTCATATCGAACTTTACGTGAAAGTGAACAAAAACTGGAGAAGTAATGCCAATATGCTGAAACGATTCGGGTATAATCAGTAA